From a single Fusobacterium ulcerans ATCC 49185 genomic region:
- a CDS encoding GGDEF domain-containing protein, whose amino-acid sequence MNYDELRAIILNESENVIYISDPITYELVYMNRYGLSTLGVNNLAEVIGKKCYEFLQSKNAPCEFCTNNLLKKDSFHTWTHYNNNLDKYFIIQDKMIVLDEKELRLEIATNITKHEKKRKKLEFELSNEQTLVKCIQTLAEYNDIAVAINKLLNIIADFYQGERAYIFEIDYAKQIISNTYEWCGEGVSNEIENLQKIPLKAVIHWLDEFKKKGEFYITSVGKNVKKGSLEYEILTAQGIESLVVAPLIENNEIVGFLGVDNPSSNINDLTLLKSVTFFVMDDINKRQLLTKLEEMSFTDILTGLANRNKYISTLEEIDKNPPETLGVIYLDLNGLKTINDTHGHACGDKLLKHIAEILISIFKKDVFRIGGDEFVVFCRNIEKEKFELNVESLRKRIESDRELKVSIGSNWNTGKIMVDEQIAYADKLMYAEKKNYYKESGQMK is encoded by the coding sequence ATGAATTATGATGAATTAAGAGCTATTATTTTAAATGAAAGTGAAAATGTTATTTATATATCTGATCCAATTACTTATGAACTTGTGTATATGAACAGATATGGATTGAGTACATTAGGAGTTAATAATTTGGCAGAAGTAATAGGGAAAAAATGCTATGAATTTCTTCAATCAAAGAATGCTCCTTGTGAATTTTGCACAAATAATTTATTAAAAAAAGATAGTTTTCATACATGGACACACTATAATAATAATCTTGATAAATATTTTATCATACAGGATAAAATGATTGTACTGGATGAAAAAGAGCTTCGTTTAGAGATAGCAACTAATATTACTAAACATGAAAAGAAAAGAAAAAAATTGGAATTTGAACTTTCCAATGAACAAACTTTAGTAAAGTGTATACAGACACTAGCTGAGTATAATGATATAGCAGTAGCAATAAATAAACTATTAAATATAATTGCTGATTTTTATCAAGGGGAGCGTGCATATATATTTGAGATAGACTATGCTAAGCAAATAATTTCTAATACTTATGAATGGTGTGGAGAAGGTGTAAGTAATGAAATAGAAAATCTTCAGAAGATACCTTTGAAAGCAGTAATACATTGGCTGGATGAATTTAAGAAAAAGGGAGAATTTTATATTACTTCTGTTGGAAAAAATGTAAAAAAAGGAAGTCTCGAATATGAAATACTTACAGCTCAAGGAATAGAAAGTCTGGTAGTTGCTCCATTAATAGAAAATAATGAGATAGTTGGTTTTTTAGGTGTAGATAATCCATCATCTAATATAAATGATCTAACTTTATTAAAATCAGTAACTTTTTTTGTTATGGATGATATTAATAAACGTCAACTTTTAACTAAACTGGAAGAGATGAGTTTTACAGATATACTTACAGGATTAGCCAATAGAAATAAATATATAAGTACTCTTGAAGAAATAGACAAAAATCCTCCTGAAACTTTAGGGGTGATCTATTTGGATCTAAATGGACTTAAAACAATTAATGATACTCATGGACATGCTTGTGGAGATAAGTTGCTGAAACATATAGCTGAAATATTGATAAGTATATTTAAGAAAGATGTTTTTCGTATAGGTGGAGATGAATTTGTAGTATTCTGCAGAAATATAGAAAAAGAAAAATTTGAATTAAATGTAGAAAGTCTTAGGAAAAGAATAGAATCAGATAGAGAATTAAAAGTATCCATAGGAAGTAACTGGAATACAGGAAAAATAATGGTAGACGAACAGATAGCTTATGCAGATAAACTTATGTATGCTGAGAAGAAAAATTATTATAAAGAGAGTGGACAAATGAAATAA
- a CDS encoding L-serine ammonia-lyase yields MDSLKELFKIGCGPSSSHTMGPERAAKRFKTETENAYSYRVELYGSLAATGKGHLTDWIIEETLKPKKTEIIWMPEFIHEYHTNGMKFEALDENGNIIKDWLVFSVGGGTIKELSDKRNGSGRTYTLSKMNDIIKWCKENNKELWEYVEHCEGKEIWNHLKDILDTMNDAISRGIKKDGVLPGKLRYPRKAKEIYDKIDKKKNYLVITKKIFAYALAVSEENSSAGTIVTAPTCGAAGVIPGLLRALIEEYELDETTSLRALAVAGLIGNLIKENATISGAEAGCQAEIGSACSMAAGMAVYILGGTIDQIEYAAEMGMEHHLGMTCDPVGGYVQIPCIERNAIVAVRALNTADYALSTNGEHTISFDQVVITMKETGSDMCSSYKETSTGGLAKYYDKFLKD; encoded by the coding sequence TTGGATAGTTTAAAAGAATTGTTTAAAATAGGCTGTGGACCATCAAGTTCTCATACAATGGGACCTGAGAGGGCAGCTAAAAGATTTAAAACAGAAACAGAAAATGCATATTCATATAGAGTAGAACTTTATGGAAGTCTTGCAGCTACTGGAAAAGGACATCTTACAGACTGGATAATAGAGGAGACTCTTAAACCTAAAAAAACAGAAATAATATGGATGCCTGAATTTATTCATGAGTATCATACTAATGGAATGAAATTTGAAGCTCTTGATGAAAATGGAAATATAATAAAAGACTGGCTGGTATTCTCAGTAGGTGGAGGAACTATAAAGGAACTTTCTGATAAAAGAAATGGATCAGGAAGAACTTATACTCTTTCTAAAATGAATGATATTATAAAATGGTGTAAAGAAAATAATAAAGAGCTTTGGGAATATGTAGAGCACTGCGAAGGAAAGGAAATATGGAATCATTTAAAAGATATCCTTGATACTATGAATGATGCCATAAGCAGAGGAATAAAAAAAGATGGTGTTCTTCCAGGAAAATTGAGATACCCAAGAAAAGCTAAAGAGATATATGACAAAATAGATAAAAAGAAAAACTATCTAGTAATAACTAAAAAAATATTTGCTTATGCATTAGCAGTATCAGAAGAAAACAGCAGTGCAGGAACTATTGTTACAGCTCCAACATGTGGTGCAGCAGGAGTTATTCCTGGACTTTTGAGAGCGTTGATAGAAGAATATGAATTAGATGAAACGACATCACTTAGAGCTCTTGCAGTAGCAGGACTTATAGGAAATCTTATTAAAGAAAATGCAACAATATCTGGTGCTGAGGCAGGATGCCAGGCAGAAATAGGTTCAGCTTGTTCTATGGCAGCAGGTATGGCAGTATATATACTAGGTGGCACTATTGATCAAATAGAATATGCTGCAGAAATGGGGATGGAACATCATTTAGGAATGACTTGTGACCCTGTTGGAGGATATGTACAGATACCTTGTATAGAAAGAAATGCAATAGTAGCAGTAAGAGCATTGAATACAGCAGACTATGCACTTTCAACAAATGGGGAGCATACAATAAGTTTTGATCAGGTAGTTATAACAATGAAAGAAACAGGAAGTGATATGTGTTCTTCATATAAAGAAACTTCTACTGGTGGTCTAGCAAAGTATTATGATAAATTTTTAAAAGATTAA
- a CDS encoding PTS sugar transporter subunit IIC codes for MEMVKGIALLLVVLAGFSLFSLKMPKGMKAMGALAGAATASFLVEAFQLYVGGDLLGFEFLKGVGQAAGSMGGVAAGALVPIALGVNPTYAILIGVSVAGYGILPGFLAGYILSFVVPKLEQKIPQGVDLIVIICLIAPLARFIATVSNPVVNSTLLNIGGILESASHSNPILMGIVLGGIITVVATAPLSSMALTAMLGLTGIPMAIGALAVMGSSFMNGVFFHRMGFGDRKTTIAVAVEPLTQADIISANPIPVYVTNFIGGAAAGVIVSLFGLVNNATGTATPIAGLMVMYGFNDAIVVTKVALMCALAGAAAGYLGSIIFKNYKIKTVNEIRGN; via the coding sequence ATGGAAATGGTTAAAGGAATAGCATTATTACTTGTGGTTTTGGCAGGATTTTCTCTATTTAGTTTAAAAATGCCTAAAGGAATGAAGGCAATGGGAGCATTAGCAGGAGCAGCAACAGCTAGTTTTCTTGTAGAAGCTTTTCAGCTTTATGTAGGTGGAGATTTGTTAGGCTTTGAATTCTTAAAAGGTGTAGGTCAGGCAGCAGGATCTATGGGTGGAGTAGCAGCAGGAGCGTTAGTACCGATAGCTCTTGGAGTAAATCCTACTTATGCTATACTGATTGGAGTATCTGTAGCAGGATATGGAATTCTGCCAGGATTCTTAGCAGGGTATATACTTTCGTTTGTAGTACCTAAGTTAGAGCAAAAAATACCTCAAGGAGTAGACCTTATAGTAATAATATGTTTAATCGCTCCATTGGCAAGATTTATAGCAACTGTATCAAATCCAGTTGTTAACTCAACTCTTTTAAATATAGGAGGAATACTAGAAAGTGCTTCTCATTCTAATCCAATACTTATGGGAATTGTTCTTGGAGGAATAATAACTGTAGTAGCTACAGCACCTCTTTCATCAATGGCACTTACAGCTATGTTAGGCTTAACTGGTATCCCAATGGCTATTGGAGCTCTTGCGGTAATGGGATCATCATTCATGAATGGAGTTTTCTTCCATAGAATGGGATTTGGAGATAGAAAGACTACAATAGCAGTAGCAGTAGAACCTTTAACTCAAGCAGATATTATATCTGCAAATCCTATTCCTGTATATGTTACTAACTTTATTGGAGGGGCAGCAGCAGGAGTCATTGTATCACTGTTTGGACTTGTAAATAATGCAACTGGAACAGCAACACCAATAGCTGGACTTATGGTAATGTATGGATTTAATGATGCAATAGTAGTTACAAAAGTTGCACTTATGTGTGCATTAGCAGGGGCAGCAGCAGGATATTTAGGTTCAATAATATTTAAGAATTATAAGATTAAAACAGTTAATGAGATAAGAGGAAACTAA
- a CDS encoding helix-turn-helix domain-containing protein has translation MTLGEKIKTIRKRKNYTLKDLSDMTKLSIGFLSNIERDLNSPSISNLQQICQALAVNLMEILDPTDTHSPVTRKEEREEILENPEVHVKIESLLNGKSNLNGIAITIEKGDNFSDMSWGHLYDEIGIVIKGELEIEIDKELFHLYEGDSIVIKHGSTHRYKNPKNNPSVVYWFSIKK, from the coding sequence ATGACACTAGGGGAGAAAATAAAAACAATTAGAAAAAGAAAAAATTATACTTTAAAAGATCTATCAGATATGACTAAGCTTTCTATAGGCTTTTTAAGTAATATAGAGAGAGATCTAAATAGTCCATCTATCAGCAATCTGCAGCAAATATGTCAGGCTCTTGCTGTAAATTTGATGGAAATATTAGATCCTACTGATACTCACTCACCAGTTACCAGAAAAGAAGAGAGAGAAGAAATTCTTGAAAATCCTGAAGTTCATGTAAAAATAGAAAGTCTTCTTAATGGAAAATCAAATCTTAATGGTATTGCTATCACTATTGAAAAAGGGGATAACTTTAGTGATATGTCATGGGGTCATCTATATGATGAAATTGGAATAGTAATCAAAGGAGAGTTGGAAATTGAAATAGACAAGGAACTTTTCCACCTTTATGAAGGAGATTCAATAGTAATAAAGCATGGTTCTACTCACAGATATAAAAATCCTAAAAATAATCCATCTGTGGTTTATTGGTTTTCTATAAAAAAATAA
- a CDS encoding MBL fold metallo-hydrolase, giving the protein MNLKITTLIENKAGSNPELKYEFGLSLFIEDEDISVLFDTGKSGDFTKNAQKLQVPLNKTKHLVLSHSHFDHTGGIRELLDNFNNSFTLHISKTFFEEKHRITGVIHEFLGNNFNEKYVLDKGVKINYIDNSEYKLSKNITLFTDFKSVNDFETPTRYYFRKIYDSYILDNMEDELVLGIDTSKGLLIICGCSHIGIANIVENIKRRTGKKIYGIMGGLHLSKASDERIEKVLKYFNDCNIEFFGVSHCTGEKVTKILKETKKNFIYNNTGNVTVID; this is encoded by the coding sequence GTGAATTTGAAAATAACTACTTTAATAGAAAATAAAGCTGGCTCTAATCCAGAATTAAAATACGAATTTGGTTTATCCTTATTTATTGAAGATGAGGATATATCTGTGCTTTTTGATACTGGTAAAAGTGGAGATTTCACTAAAAATGCACAAAAACTTCAAGTACCGTTAAATAAGACCAAACATTTGGTATTAAGTCACAGTCATTTTGATCATACAGGAGGAATAAGAGAACTTTTAGATAATTTTAATAATTCTTTTACCCTTCATATTAGTAAGACATTTTTTGAAGAAAAACATAGAATAACTGGAGTTATTCATGAATTCTTAGGAAATAATTTCAATGAAAAATATGTATTAGATAAAGGAGTGAAAATAAATTACATAGACAACAGTGAATATAAGCTTTCTAAAAATATAACTCTCTTTACAGATTTTAAATCTGTAAATGACTTTGAAACTCCTACTAGGTATTATTTCAGAAAAATATATGATAGTTATATCCTTGATAATATGGAAGATGAATTAGTATTAGGAATTGACACTTCTAAAGGACTTCTTATAATCTGCGGATGTTCTCACATTGGTATAGCAAATATAGTTGAAAATATAAAAAGACGTACTGGAAAGAAAATATATGGTATTATGGGAGGACTTCATCTATCCAAAGCCAGTGATGAAAGAATAGAAAAAGTTCTCAAATATTTCAATGACTGCAACATAGAATTTTTTGGAGTTTCTCATTGTACAGGAGAAAAAGTTACTAAAATATTAAAAGAAACTAAAAAGAACTTTATCTACAATAATACTGGTAATGTCACTGTTATAGATTAA
- a CDS encoding DUF3795 domain-containing protein → MIQSRCGILCEECHYKEETDCNGCVNITKPFWGESCPVKSCCENKNLAHCGQCEIFPCEILMQFAYDKEQGDEGKRIEQCRCWQN, encoded by the coding sequence ATGATTCAATCTAGATGTGGTATACTTTGTGAAGAATGTCACTATAAAGAAGAAACAGATTGTAATGGTTGTGTTAATATTACTAAACCTTTTTGGGGAGAAAGCTGTCCTGTAAAATCTTGCTGTGAAAATAAAAATCTTGCCCATTGTGGACAATGTGAAATATTCCCATGTGAAATTCTTATGCAATTTGCATATGATAAAGAACAGGGAGATGAGGGAAAACGTATAGAACAATGTAGATGTTGGCAGAATTAA